A stretch of Acetobacter aceti NBRC 14818 DNA encodes these proteins:
- a CDS encoding type II toxin-antitoxin system RelE/ParE family toxin: protein MFPVVWRDTARADLRQIITDIAAENPGAARRLKIRLETVVLPLSEHPYLYRTSDRIPGLREIVAHPNYIVLYRVTSSSIEIVNVVHARRQFPR, encoded by the coding sequence ATGTTCCCTGTTGTCTGGCGTGATACCGCTCGCGCCGATCTGCGTCAGATCATCACAGATATAGCCGCCGAAAACCCCGGTGCCGCCCGACGCCTGAAAATCCGGCTGGAAACGGTCGTGCTTCCCCTGTCAGAGCATCCCTATCTCTACCGGACCAGCGACCGGATTCCCGGCCTGCGCGAGATCGTGGCACATCCGAATTACATCGTCCTGTATCGCGTGACATCGAGCAGTATCGAGATCGTCAACGTGGTTCACGCCCGCCGTCAGTTTCCCAGATAA
- a CDS encoding helix-turn-helix domain-containing protein → MSAHTPAHMSPAQAAQVADVSRWTIMRAIKSGDLQAFRDNKNQWRIKTDDLNAWLSAHPAQCAHTVQEEVDAHLVHTHAHPDPIAQDTLELVRVKAELEAERALRATIEADRDHWRELAQKLAEPRPRKWWFW, encoded by the coding sequence GTGAGCGCGCACACCCCTGCGCACATGTCGCCTGCACAGGCTGCACAGGTGGCTGACGTTTCCCGATGGACGATCATGCGCGCCATAAAATCTGGAGATTTGCAGGCTTTTCGAGACAACAAGAACCAGTGGCGGATCAAAACTGATGATCTGAATGCATGGCTCTCTGCACACCCTGCACAGTGTGCGCACACTGTGCAGGAAGAGGTCGATGCACACCTTGTGCACACCCATGCACACCCCGATCCAATCGCTCAAGATACGCTCGAACTGGTGCGCGTGAAGGCTGAACTCGAAGCCGAAAGGGCGCTCCGGGCGACCATCGAGGCTGACCGCGATCACTGGCGCGAATTAGCTCAGAAGCTGGCCGAACCACGACCACGCAAATGGTGGTTCTGGTGA
- a CDS encoding helix-turn-helix domain-containing protein, whose product MTTAPSGSWVQVERAALERWSRLGMENPRAASVMMTLVHHMGRNNAVVVSQKTLAELCACSRATLQRALDTLRSGNWIDVRQIGPTGTANAYIVNRRVAWSGARAGQRYALFDAAVVVSATEQPDAETLDDLPPLESIPAMFKGERQLPTGPGMPPPSQPSLDGLEPDLPATSRDDPAQ is encoded by the coding sequence GTGACAACAGCTCCATCCGGCTCATGGGTGCAGGTCGAACGAGCAGCATTAGAACGCTGGTCACGGTTAGGAATGGAAAACCCTCGTGCTGCATCTGTGATGATGACGCTGGTGCATCACATGGGGCGCAATAATGCTGTGGTCGTATCGCAAAAAACGCTTGCTGAACTATGCGCGTGCTCCCGAGCAACGCTTCAACGGGCACTCGATACCCTTCGGTCCGGAAACTGGATTGATGTCCGCCAGATCGGCCCGACCGGTACTGCCAACGCCTACATCGTGAACCGCAGGGTTGCATGGTCCGGGGCAAGAGCTGGACAGCGTTACGCTCTATTCGATGCTGCGGTCGTGGTCTCAGCCACAGAACAGCCAGACGCCGAAACCCTAGACGACCTCCCTCCCCTTGAATCCATCCCGGCCATGTTCAAAGGCGAACGCCAGTTACCGACCGGCCCCGGTATGCCCCCCCCTTCCCAGCCATCTCTTGACGGTCTGGAACCTGACTTGCCCGCTACCAGCCGCGACGATCCTGCACAGTGA
- the relB gene encoding type II toxin-antitoxin system RelB family antitoxin, with product MSHALSPIVSEFETVEQEAEYTAWLQAKVAASLADGKPTIPHDEVMGEMEAIIAAAEQRRRSA from the coding sequence ATGAGCCACGCTCTTTCGCCCATCGTCTCCGAGTTCGAGACGGTCGAACAGGAAGCCGAATACACCGCATGGCTTCAGGCTAAGGTTGCCGCCAGTCTGGCCGATGGAAAGCCGACCATCCCTCATGATGAGGTTATGGGGGAGATGGAAGCGATCATCGCAGCCGCAGAACAGCGTCGCCGATCTGCCTGA